Proteins co-encoded in one Caloenas nicobarica isolate bCalNic1 chromosome 19, bCalNic1.hap1, whole genome shotgun sequence genomic window:
- the LOC135996493 gene encoding tenascin-like, translated as MEAEVEEPLLSKLTVSNATSDSMSLTWEAQDNAFDHFILEVRNSDFPLDSLVHTVPGASRRYVVTNLKAATNYTVQLHGVVDGQGGQTLTARATTEAEPQLGTLTLTNVTPDSFNLSWTTRDGPFAKFVIRVRDSLAAHEAQELTVSGGARSAHVSGLLDRTGYDIHIKGTTHAGVHTEPLTAFVMTEAMPPLENLTVSDINPYGFTVSWMASENAFDNFLVVVVDSGKLLDPQEFLLTGAQRQLKLKGLITGIGYEVMLYGFAKGHQTKPLSTMAVTGILT; from the exons ATGGAAGCAGAAG TAGAGGAACCTCTCCTTAGCAAACTCACTGTATCAAATGCTACCTCAGACAGCATGTCACTCACATGGGAAGCGCAGGACAATGCCTTTGACCATTTTATTCTAGAAGTCAGAAACTCTGACTTCCCTTTGGACTCCCTGGTGCACACAGTGCCAGGGGCCTCCCGGCGCTATGTAGTCACCAACCTCAAAGCTGCCACTAATTACACCGTCCAACTCCATGGTGTAGTTGATGGGCAAGGTGGTCAGACCTTGACAGCACGGGCAACCACAG AGGCTGAGCCACAGCTGGGCACGCTCACACTCACAAACGTTACCCCCGACAGCTTCAACCTCTCCTGGACCACCAGAGATGGGCCTTTTGCCAAGTTCGTTATACGCGTTAGAGATTCCCTTGCAGCACACGAAGCCCAGGAGCTTACGGTGTCGGGAGGCGCTCGCAGCGCTCACGTCTCGGGCCTGCTAGATCGCACTGGCTATGACATTCACATTAAGGGGACAACCCACGCGGGTGTTCACACAGAGCCCCTCACGGCTTTTGTCATGACAG AGGCCATGCCCCCACTGGAAAACCTAACTGTCTCTGATATTAACCCTTACGGGTTCACAGTGTCGTGGATGGCATCGGAGAATGCCTTTGACAACTTTCTAGTAGTCGTGGTGGATTCTGGCAAGCTGCTGGACCCACAGGAGTTCCTCCTTACGGGAGCCCAGCGGCAACTGAAGCTTAAAGGCCTTATTACTGGCATTGGCTATGAGGTTATGCTTTATGGTTTTGCCAAGGGGCACCAAACAAAGCCCCTGAGCACTATGGCTGTTACAGGTATTTTAACGTGA